The following coding sequences are from one Hydra vulgaris chromosome 04, alternate assembly HydraT2T_AEP window:
- the LOC100197929 gene encoding elongin-A isoform X4, with amino-acid sequence MNHDELVSLIFRIQKKLQKTDYNPSKETGIGKTVNSLRKCEGPIGELAKALVIQWRDNVNSLLTKEDKGKKETNSDLSPIDTEKNVKNEKINIFPNGKTEPLKQKEEIGHNYQSPNKSKRSFEEMLIVPEIVHRQKKKKNFHSKVTESVIDTKSNRFSMPKLPDIELPEYMLSVPKTEYRPLPEPVLSKKKTEHHVEDQSVIIKRGSRGQMYSGKKQANGVVMTLYQLCMKVLMENINSLYETGGVPFIILEPLLAKCSPSELQRLEEYNPHFLDESERLWKIHSQREFKGKVPESNESWRDLFHRLNIEREERLQKLSTKITISQAAKAPERSVKLAYLAGTPKGSAQVMRKQKKFGTGLDSIGQSKLDLKERIEKQREKEADVAVPFVKVRRKERCTINHNSVASTNSQSENVAVGPSRLKHVKKKGKSPLMAAAMKLLSNQKNRVHSQVIRK; translated from the exons gAAACTGGTATTGGAAAAACAGTAAATAGTTTAAGAAAATGTGAGGGGCCAATTGGAGAGCTAGCTAAGGCTCTTGTCATACAATGGAGAGATAATGTTAATTCTTTGCTTACTAAAGAGGATAAAggcaaaaaagaaacaaatagtgACCTTTCCCCAATAGACACtgaaaagaatgtaaaaaatgaaaaaataaatatttttcctaaCGGTAAAACTGAACCCTTAAAACAGAAAGAGGAGATAGGTCACAATTATCAATCTCCAAACAAATCAAAGCGATCATTTGAAGAGATGTTAATTGTACCCGAAATAGTACATAggcagaaaaaaaagaagaactttCATTCTAAAGTAACTGAATCAGTGATAGAT acAAAATCAAACAGATTTTCAATGCCCAAGCTTCCTGATATTGAGTTGCCTGAATATATGCTAAGTGTTCCAAAAACTGAATATCGACCATTACCTGAACCTGTTTTGtccaagaaaaaaa cTGAACATCATGTTGAAGATCAAAGTGTTATCATTAAAAGAGGCTCTCGAGGGCAGATGTATTCAGGGAAAAAACAAGCCAATGGAG ttgtgaTGACATTGTATCAATTATGCATGAAAGTGCTGATGGAAAATATTAACT cattgTATGAGACTGGTGGTGTTCCCTTTATTATTCTAGAGCCTTTGTTAGCTAA atgttcTCCTAGTGAGCTTCAAAGACTAGAAGAGTACAACCCT CATTTTTTGGATGAATCTGAAAGATTATGGAAAATTCATTCTCAGCGTGAGTTTAAAGGAAAAGTTCCAGAATCCAATGAATCTTGGAGAGATTTATTTCAT AGGCTCAATATAGAAAGAGAAGAACGTCTCCAGAAATTAAGTACCAAAATTACAATTTCTCAAGCTGCTAAAGCTCCTGAGAGGTCAGTGAAGTTGGCTTATTTAGCTGGAACACCTAAAGGAAGTGCTCAAGTtatgagaaaacaaaaaaagtttggtaCTGGTTTAGATAGTATTGGTCAATCGAAACTAGACTTAAAAG AGCGTATTGAAAAGCAACGTGAAAAAGAAGCTGATGTAGCAGTGCCTTTTGTTAAAGTTCGTCGTAAAGAAAGATGTACTATAAATCATAATTCAGTTGCCTCAACAAATAGTCAATCAGAAAACGTTGCAGTTGGACCTTCACGACTTAAACATGTAAAGAAAAAAg GAAAAAGTCCATTAATGGCAGCAGCTATGAAGCTACTCAGCAATCAAAA GAATCGAGTTCATTCGCAAGTAATccgtaaataa
- the LOC100197929 gene encoding elongin-A isoform X3, whose product MNHDELVSLIFRIQKKLQKTDYNPSKKLKILKKLGEIPVNVNVLRETGIGKTVNSLRKCEGPIGELAKALVIQWRDNVNSLLTKEDKGKKETNSDLSPIDTEKNVKNEKINIFPNGKTEPLKQKEEIGHNYQSPNKSKRSFEEMLIVPEIVHRQKKKKNFHSKVTESVIDTKSNRFSMPKLPDIELPEYMLSVPKTEYRPLPEPVLSKKKTEHHVEDQSVIIKRGSRGQMYSGKKQANGVVMTLYQLCMKVLMENINSLYETGGVPFIILEPLLAKCSPSELQRLEEYNPHFLDESERLWKIHSQREFKGKVPESNESWRDLFHRLNIEREERLQKLSTKITISQAAKAPERSVKLAYLAGTPKGSAQVMRKQKKFGTGLDSIGQSKLDLKERIEKQREKEADVAVPFVKVRRKERCTINHNSVASTNSQSENVAVGPSRLKHVKKKGKSPLMAAAMKLLSNQKNRVHSQVIRK is encoded by the exons aaactgaagatattaaaaaagctaGGTGAAATTCCAGTCAATGTAAATGTGTTGAGG gAAACTGGTATTGGAAAAACAGTAAATAGTTTAAGAAAATGTGAGGGGCCAATTGGAGAGCTAGCTAAGGCTCTTGTCATACAATGGAGAGATAATGTTAATTCTTTGCTTACTAAAGAGGATAAAggcaaaaaagaaacaaatagtgACCTTTCCCCAATAGACACtgaaaagaatgtaaaaaatgaaaaaataaatatttttcctaaCGGTAAAACTGAACCCTTAAAACAGAAAGAGGAGATAGGTCACAATTATCAATCTCCAAACAAATCAAAGCGATCATTTGAAGAGATGTTAATTGTACCCGAAATAGTACATAggcagaaaaaaaagaagaactttCATTCTAAAGTAACTGAATCAGTGATAGAT acAAAATCAAACAGATTTTCAATGCCCAAGCTTCCTGATATTGAGTTGCCTGAATATATGCTAAGTGTTCCAAAAACTGAATATCGACCATTACCTGAACCTGTTTTGtccaagaaaaaaa cTGAACATCATGTTGAAGATCAAAGTGTTATCATTAAAAGAGGCTCTCGAGGGCAGATGTATTCAGGGAAAAAACAAGCCAATGGAG ttgtgaTGACATTGTATCAATTATGCATGAAAGTGCTGATGGAAAATATTAACT cattgTATGAGACTGGTGGTGTTCCCTTTATTATTCTAGAGCCTTTGTTAGCTAA atgttcTCCTAGTGAGCTTCAAAGACTAGAAGAGTACAACCCT CATTTTTTGGATGAATCTGAAAGATTATGGAAAATTCATTCTCAGCGTGAGTTTAAAGGAAAAGTTCCAGAATCCAATGAATCTTGGAGAGATTTATTTCAT AGGCTCAATATAGAAAGAGAAGAACGTCTCCAGAAATTAAGTACCAAAATTACAATTTCTCAAGCTGCTAAAGCTCCTGAGAGGTCAGTGAAGTTGGCTTATTTAGCTGGAACACCTAAAGGAAGTGCTCAAGTtatgagaaaacaaaaaaagtttggtaCTGGTTTAGATAGTATTGGTCAATCGAAACTAGACTTAAAAG AGCGTATTGAAAAGCAACGTGAAAAAGAAGCTGATGTAGCAGTGCCTTTTGTTAAAGTTCGTCGTAAAGAAAGATGTACTATAAATCATAATTCAGTTGCCTCAACAAATAGTCAATCAGAAAACGTTGCAGTTGGACCTTCACGACTTAAACATGTAAAGAAAAAAg GAAAAAGTCCATTAATGGCAGCAGCTATGAAGCTACTCAGCAATCAAAA GAATCGAGTTCATTCGCAAGTAATccgtaaataa